The Raphanus sativus cultivar WK10039 chromosome 2, ASM80110v3, whole genome shotgun sequence DNA segment CCGCCACTTTCGTGAATTCTACCGACCAAAAAGAAACAACAGAAATCAGACAGAATCTTCTGTTTCATAATGGACAAGAAGAACACGGATCTCTCTCATTCAACATACAGATCTTCTTCCAATCCGCAATTCAAACGATAGATCATAtgattaaaacacacacacagacaGATCGCTCGTGCATAACATAACTATCTAAAAAAGACACGGAAATAGCGTTTGACCGAGCTCGTCGTTCAAGTTACCTTTGCGATCTGGTTTGTGACAACGCTTAACGAGACGGATGCTGTCCTTGGCAAAGTCTCTTAGAGGATCTACGACTGAATCGATGGCATCCATGGCTAtttctttgactctcttttttttcttttctaatttgtgtttttctttttctcgaTTGGTACGAAGAGAAACAAGTTGATGATATATCGAAGGCTGAAGTCAAGAGAGAGACAAATAACGTCACATTGATATTGAAGAGCCAATCACAGGCCGAGACGACGATGAAGGTCAGCCATGTCAGCAAAGTTTAAACTGTACATAGCCCCTGGGCCTAAGCCCACGAATAGAATTGTGGCCCAACGTATGAAAAACAATCTTATGGCTTGGCAAAGAAAAACAATCCTATGTACTTTGACTCAGCATGCTGATGTTGTCAAATTTTTTCGTCATGATCAAACATGAGATTAGGGTTGGGCAAAAAAtccaaacccgaaaaaccgaaccgaacccgatccgaaaaagtagcaccgaacccgaaccgaaattgattaaatatccgaacgggttcaaaatttcggtatttaaagaaccgaaaccgaacccaatccgaaccgaaatattttgggtacccgaatgtatccgaaataaatgtatatacttaaatatatacattatttttatatataatgtatatttaaaatattaaaaatatataagatacctttaagttttccaaaatactcggaaaatatatgcaaatagtcaaaagtaaatgtttaaaatagctaaagtatactgaaaacaccaaaatagttaaatatctattgattctttatccaaatattcaaagaaaaccaatttatatgttaaattaaggtattttgacatatatgttatgaaaatttatatgtaatatattattttttatagattttgaaaatttaaagtatataatgaattttgaaaatttaaaaacattttaaatgggttatccgaacccgaaccgaacccgcaaagatccgaaccgaacccgaaccgaaatttagaattatccgaatggggctgaaatctttgaccccgaaaacccgaaacccgaatggactgaaccgaaacccgaatgggtacccgaacgcccagccctacaTGAGATCCTGATTGAATATTCACGTTGAGGTCGCCAATGAGATCCTGATTTGAAATTCACTATTTATCAGCTTGTCGTCGATCTTGTAATTGCTGCTTGGGATTGTTAAGGAATTAGCAAAGAAGATCAAGACAAGTTCAAAACTAAGCTAAGCGTGGAGAGGAAGCAACTGATGACGAGGCACAACTCACGTGACTTATTGGGATTGAAGGACCACAAGACTAGCTGTTGAGGCTCAGTCTGTTAAAGCATATTTTGTCGGCTTCTCTGCAGGGAGTTAACGTTATGCGTCTTTAATGGGTCGTACGGATGGAGCGTGGCCAGCTGGATCATCCGAAGAGCATTAGGTCAAGTGTGAGTgagtatatatatgtgtcttaGTTGAGAGAGATAGATGAGAGCAGAAAAGAGAGCATTTTTCAAAGTGTAAACTTGTGAGTGTTCTTTGAGTTTGTAAGCTACGTTAGAATCAAGATAGGTACTTCAAAGACCTTGAGATTCAAATACACTTGTAAACTCTGATCTAGTGGATTCCGGGAGACAGTTCCCGGCCCAGACTAACACCCTCGTTAACGGGTGTAACTGGGTTAACAATCGCTGAGTCTTGCTctgttctttcttcttcactctgTTTTTCATTACTCTGTTTCTCAAACTCTGCTTCATAAACTCTGTTTCTTCATTCAAGCGAGTCAAGGTTGAGTCTTGGTGAGTGTGTGTTGCAACAGGAAGGCTAAAGGAGACACCTTTAGGTGATAGTTTCTTCACatattggtatcagagctcaggTTCTGAGCTTTGGTCTCTGTACGAGATCATGTCGTCACCAAGAATCGAGATCGAGAAGTTCGATGGCCATGGAGATTACATGTTATGGAAAGACAAACTCTTGGCACAGATGGATCTTCAAGGGCTGAGCAAAGCTTTAGAAGAGTCTGATAAAGTCAAGGAGAAGGTTCGAGATCCGGATGAAACACCGGAAGAGAAGAAGGTAGctgaagaaaaggaagaagctttagCTGAGAAAATCAAAAAGGCCAGAAGTACCATCATCCTGAGCGTCACAAACAGAGTTCTGAGGAAGATACGAAAGGAAGAAACCGCTGCAGGGATGCTTAAGGCGTTAGACATGTTGTATCTCGCCAAAGCTCTCCCAAATTGTTTCTATCTTAAGCAGAAGCTCTATGGGTTCAAGATGTCTGACAGTCTGTCCATTGAGAGCAACATCGATGAGTTCCTACATCTTATAACAGATCTGGAGAACATTGATGTTCAAGTACCCGATGAAGACCAAGCTATATTGCTACTCATGTCTCTACCAAGACAGTTTGACCAACTGAGAGACACGCTGAGATACGGCACAGGAAGAACAACTCTCACTCTGGATGAAGTTGTTGCTGCAATATACGCAAAGGAACTTGAAAATGGTTCAAACTCAAAGGGGTCTAAAGGTGAAGCAGAAAGTTTATATGCTAGAGAGAAAGGGGAACAGCGTGGGAGGTCAGATAATCGAGACAGGAACTCAAGGTCTAAGTCACGCTCAAAGTCACGAGGAAGAAAGGTATGCTGGTCGTGTGGTGAAGAAGGACACTTCAAGGGATCTTGTCCAAACAAAGGCAAAtctcaaaacaaaccaaaacacCAAGGGAGCAGCAACAGAGGAGAGGCTGCAATGGTAAAAGATAACAAGAACGAAGCTGCAGGTTTATATGTTCTGGAAGCTCTTTATTCAACGGATATAAATCTCGAGAATGAATGGGTGTTGGACACAGGCTGCAGTTATCATATGACGTACAAGAAGGAGTGGTTTGAAACTCTAAGGGACGTCAGTGGAGGGTCAGTACGCATGGGGAACAAGACAACTTCAAAGGTCAGAGGTATAGGAACTGTAAGGATCAAAAATAAAGACGGGTCAGTGTTTCTGTTAACTGGAGTCAGATACATTCTAGAGATGGATCGAAATCTGCTCTCAGTGGGAACAATGGAGGAGCTTGGATACAGTTTTGAATCAAAAGAAGGCATCTTGAGTATCCATAAAGATAACAAGATTGTCTTAAAGGGAAAGAGACATGACAAATTGTATCTACTACAAGGAAAACCTGAAGTTGGTCAGTCCTATGCTACTGAGAAGAAGGCTGATGACACAATCTTGTGGCATCGGAGGTTAGGACACATGAGCCAGAAAAATCTCAGTTTATTGGTAAAGAAGCGACTACTGGATATGAAGAAGGTTTCAGTGTTTGATATGTGTGAAGACTGCGTGTATGGGAAGGCTAAAAGGATCAGTTTCTCAGTTGCAACTCATGATACTAAAGATAAGCTTGATTATGTCCACTCAGACTTGTGGGGAGCACCGAGTGTTCCATTCTCTCTTGGGAAGTGCCAGTACTGCATCTCGTTTATAGATGACTTCACGAGGAAGACATGGGTTTATTTCTTGAAACATAAGGATGAAGCATTCAGCACTTTTGTAGAGTGGTGCAACATGATTGAGAACCAAGCGGATAAGAAGGTAAAAGTTCTAAGAACCGACAACGGTCTTGAGTTTTGCAACACAAGATTTGATAACTTCTGCAAGGAGAAAGGCATTGTAAGACACAGGACTTGTGCTTACACTCCCCAACAAAACGGAGTAGCTGAAAGGATGAACCGCACTATACTAGAGAAAGTCAGAAGCATGCTAAGTGATTCAGCCTTACCTAGAACGTTTTGGGCAGAAGCTACACAGACTGCAGTTACACTGATCAACAAGACACCCTCGTCTGCAATCAAGTTTGAAATTCCAGACAAGAAGTGGACTGGAAGAGCACCAGTATACAGCTACTTGAGAAGGTTCGGGTGTGTCTGTTTCATTCATACAAGTGATGGGAAACTCAGCCCAAGGGCCAAGAAGGCAGTGCTACTTGGATATCCTCCAGGAGTTAAGGGCTACAAAGTTTGGCTACTGGAAGAGAAGAAGTGTCAGATAAGCAGAAACGTAATCTTCCAAGAAAATGCTGTCTATAAAGATGTCATTAAGAAGGGGAAACAAAAGGAAGGGAAACATTATGAATCTGCTGAACCTACGTTTGACATAGATCTTGGAGAAGCAGGTGATATCAGTTCAGGTGGAGATATACAGAGCGATACTGAAGTTGCAGAACAGGGTCAGCAGGATGTTGAGAATCAAGAAAATGATGAACAGAATGCAGAATATGATCACGACTCAGAACATGATCATGATCAGGTAGATGAGACCAGCGACTCACCTGAGAGCTATCACCTAGTCAGAGACAGAGAACGCAGAACAGTCAGAGCCACTAGGAGGTTTGATATTGAGGGTTATTACAGTGAAGAcactgatgatgaagaagactgTTTTGATGCTGAGTCACTGATCACCACAGTAGATGGTGACTTCAAAGAACCAACGAGTTACAAAGAAGCTAGAGAGGATAAAGACTGGGAGTTCTG contains these protein-coding regions:
- the LOC108841900 gene encoding protein transport protein Sec61 subunit gamma-1 is translated as MDAIDSVVDPLRDFAKDSIRLVKRCHKPDRKEFTKVAVRTAIGFVVMGFVGFFVKLIFIPINNIIVGAT